From one Orcinus orca chromosome 10, mOrcOrc1.1, whole genome shotgun sequence genomic stretch:
- the VILL gene encoding villin-like protein isoform X7, translated as MYSLQKIQETQKSTQKTLYGHWESFPRQGMDTNRGLPAIESHRDLHIWITENLKMVPVPERAYGNFFEEHCYIVLHVPQSLKATSGAPKDLHYWVGKEAGVEAQGTAGSFVQHLQEALGGATVQHREAQGHESACFRSYFRPGIIYRKGGLASALKHVETNVYNIQRLLHIRAGKHVSASEVELSWHSFNKSDIFLLDLGKMMIQWNGPKTSTAEKARGLALTRSLQDRERGGRAQIGVVDDEAEAADLMQIMEAVLGCRVGNLHTAMPSKSTDQLQKANVRLYHVYEKGKDVVIQELSTCPLAQDLLQKEDCYILDQGGFKIYVWQGRMTSLQEKKAAFSRALGFIQAKGYPSYTNVEVVDEGAESAAFKQLFRSWSGEQRKNKHLRGMGKLLQVKLDVGKLHSHPELAAQLRMVDDGSGKVEGLQATAHEIKALKGNAEELDLQYHGALVQEHVTMGSEPPHFLAIFQGQLVIFQGSAGHNGKGQPESATRLFHVRGTDSYNTWTLEVPARASALNSNDIFLLATASLCYLWFGKGCSGDQREMARTVVTVISRKDKEMVLEGQEPPHFWEALGGRAPYPSSKRLPEDVSDFQPRLFECSIQTGPLVLTEVVFFSQEDLDKYDVMLLDTWEEIFLWLGAAASEWKQEAVAWGREYLKTHPAGRSLATPIVLVKQGHEPPTFTGWFHTWDPYKWTNNQSYEEVVEGGMGAVSAISERTAQVSSFRLSRSPRNGRAGPLALWALKGSKDSSENELERGPKAGSGPRSVASRSLPREQLRHQAVEDLPEGVDPAHKESYLSDSDFQDIFGKSKEEFYSMAKWRQQQQKKQLGFF; from the exons ATGTATTCACTGCAGAAAATTCAGGAAACTCAGAAAAGTACACAGAAAACACTATATGGACACTGGGAGTCTTTCCCAAGGCAGGG GATGGACACCAACAGGGGCCTCCCAGCCATCGAGAGCCACAGGGACCTCCACATATGGATCACTGAG AACCTGAAGATGGTGCCGGTCCCCGAGCGGGCTTATGGGAACTTCTTTGAGGAGCACTGCTATATCGTCCTGCAC GTCCCCCAGAGCCTGAAGGCCACGTCGGGGGCACCCAAAGACCTGCACTACTGGGTCGGGAAGGAGGCGGGTGTGGAGGCGCAGGGTACGGCGGGCTCCTTCGTGCAGCACCTGCAGGAGGCGCTGGGTGGCGCCACCGTTCAGCACCGCGAGGCGCAGGGCCACGAATCCGCCTGCTTTCGCAGCTACTTCCGCCCTGGAATCAT CTACCGGAAGGGAggcctggcctctgccctcaAGCACGTGGAGACCAACGTGTACAACATCCAGCGACTGCTGCACATCAGAGCGGGGAAGCACGTGTCAGCCAGCGAG GTAGAGCTCTCCTGGCACAGCTTTAATAAGAGTGACATCTTCCTGCTAGACCTGGGCAAGATGATGATCCAGTGGAATGGGCCCAAAACCAGCACTGCTGAGAAGGCGCGG GGCCTGGCCCTGACCCGCAGCCTCCAGGACAGGGAGCGTGGTGGCCGTGCACAGATTGGTGTGGTGGATGATGAGGCTGAAGCCGCTGACCTCATGCAGATCATGGAAGCTGTGCTGGGCTGCAGAGTGGGCAACCTGCATACCGCCATGCCCAGCAAGAGTACTGACCAACTGCAAAAGGCCAACGTCCGCCTCTACCA TGTCTACGAGAAGGGCAAGGATGTGGTGATCCAGGAGTTGTCGACCTGTCCTCTGGCCCAAGACCTACTGCAGAAGGAG GACTGCTACATCCTGGACCAGGGTGGTTTCAAGATCTACGTGTGGCAGGGACGCATGACTAGCCTCCAGGAGAAAAAGGCTGCCTTCAGCAGGGCTCTG GGCTTCATCCAGGCCAAGGGCTACCCGAGCTACACCAATGTGGAGGTGGTGGACGAAGGCGCCGAGTCGGCCGCGTTCAAGCAGCTCTTCCGATCGTGGTCTGGGGAGCAGCGCAAGAACAAGCACCTCCGCGGAATGG GTAAATTACTTCAGGTGAAACTGGACGTGGGCAAGCTGCACAGCCATCCTGAGCTGGCGGCCCAGCTCAGGATGGTGGACGACGGCTCTGGGAAGGTGGAG GGCCTCCAGGCCACCGCACACGAGATCAAGGCCCTGAAGGGCAACGCCGAGGAGCTGGACCTCCAGTACCACGGAGCGCTGGTGCAGGAGCACGTGACCATGGGCAGTGAGCCCCCTCACTTCCTCGCCATCTTCCAGGGCCAGCTGGTGATCTTCCAG GGGAGCGCTGGGCACAACGGGAAGGGGCAGCCAGAGTCCGCCACAAGGCTCTTCCACGTACGAGGCACCGACAGCTACAACACCTGGACCCTGGAGGTGCCAGCCCGGGCCTCAGCCCTCAACTCCAACGATATCTTCCTGCTGGCCACAGCCAGCCTCTGCTACCTCTGGTTTGGGAAG GGCTGCAGCGGTGACCAGCGTGAGATGGCACGGACAGTGGTCACCGTCATCTCCAGGAAGGACAAGGAAATGGTGCTGGAGGGTCAGGAGCCTCCCCACTTCTGGGAGGCCCTGGGGGGCCGGGCACCCTACCCCAGCAGCAAGAG GCTCCCCGAGGATGTGTCCGACTTCCAGCCACGACTGTTTGAGTGCTCCATCCAGACGGGCCCCCTGGTCCTCACGGAAGTGGTGTTCTTTAGCCAAGAGGACCTGGACAAGTATGACGTCATGTTACTGGACACCTGGGAGGAG ATTTTCCTGTGGCTGGGGGCAGCTGCGAGCGAGTGGAAGCAGGAGGCCGTGGCCTGGGGCCGGGAGTACCTGAAGACGCACCCAGCAGGGAGGAGCCTGGCCACGCCTATCGTGCTGGTCAAGCAGGGCCACGAGCCTCCCACCTTCACTGGATGGTTCCACACCTGGGACCCCTACAAATGGACG AACAATCAGTCTTatgaggaggtggtggagggcgGCATGGGAGCAGTATCTGCCATCTCAGAGAGAACAGCA CAGGTCAGCAGCTTCCGGCTGTCCAGATCGCCACGCAATGGCAGGGCAGGCCCGTTGGCCCTGTGGGCCCTCAAGGGCTCCAAGGACAGCTCCGAGAACGAGCTGGAGCGGGGCCCCAAGGCGGGCAGCGGCCCCAGATCCGTGGCCAGCAGGAGCCTGCCCCGGGAACAGCTGAGGCACCAGGCTGTTGAGGACCTGCCGGAGGGTGTGGACCCGGCCCACAAGGAG tcctaTCTCTCAGACTCTGATTTCCAAGATATCTTTGGGAAGTCCAAGGAGGAGTTCTACAGCATGGCCAAgtggaggcagcagcagcagaagaagCAGCTCGGCTTCTTCTGA
- the VILL gene encoding villin-like protein isoform X5 yields MDTNRGLPAIESHRDLHIWITENLKMVPVPERAYGNFFEEHCYIVLHVPQSLKATSGAPKDLHYWVGKEAGVEAQGTAGSFVQHLQEALGGATVQHREAQGHESACFRSYFRPGIIYRKGGLASALKHVETNVYNIQRLLHIRAGKHVSASEVELSWHSFNKSDIFLLDLGKMMIQWNGPKTSTAEKARGLALTRSLQDRERGGRAQIGVVDDEAEAADLMQIMEAVLGCRVGNLHTAMPSKSTDQLQKANVRLYHVYEKGKDVVIQELSTCPLAQDLLQKEDCYILDQGGFKIYVWQGRMTSLQEKKAAFSRALGFIQAKGYPSYTNVEVVDEGAESAAFKQLFRSWSGEQRKNKHLRGMGKLLQVKLDVGKLHSHPELAAQLRMVDDGSGKVEVWYIQGSRRQPVDPMHHGQLCAGNCYLVLYTYQKMGLDQYILYLWQGLQATAHEIKALKGNAEELDLQYHGALVQEHVTMGSEPPHFLAIFQGQLVIFQGSAGHNGKGQPESATRLFHVRGTDSYNTWTLEVPARASALNSNDIFLLATASLCYLWFGKGCSGDQREMARTVVTVISRKDKEMVLEGQEPPHFWEALGGRAPYPSSKRLPEDVSDFQPRLFECSIQTGPLVLTEVVFFSQEDLDKYDVMLLDTWEEIFLWLGAAASEWKQEAVAWGREYLKTHPAGRSLATPIVLVKQGHEPPTFTGWFHTWDPYKWTNNQSYEEVVEGGMGAVSAISERTAQVSSFRLSRSPRNGRAGPLALWALKGSKDSSENELERGPKAGSGPRSVASRSLPREQLRHQAVEDLPEGVDPAHKESYLSDSDFQDIFGKSKEEFYSMAKWRQQQQKKQLGFF; encoded by the exons ATGGACACCAACAGGGGCCTCCCAGCCATCGAGAGCCACAGGGACCTCCACATATGGATCACTGAG AACCTGAAGATGGTGCCGGTCCCCGAGCGGGCTTATGGGAACTTCTTTGAGGAGCACTGCTATATCGTCCTGCAC GTCCCCCAGAGCCTGAAGGCCACGTCGGGGGCACCCAAAGACCTGCACTACTGGGTCGGGAAGGAGGCGGGTGTGGAGGCGCAGGGTACGGCGGGCTCCTTCGTGCAGCACCTGCAGGAGGCGCTGGGTGGCGCCACCGTTCAGCACCGCGAGGCGCAGGGCCACGAATCCGCCTGCTTTCGCAGCTACTTCCGCCCTGGAATCAT CTACCGGAAGGGAggcctggcctctgccctcaAGCACGTGGAGACCAACGTGTACAACATCCAGCGACTGCTGCACATCAGAGCGGGGAAGCACGTGTCAGCCAGCGAG GTAGAGCTCTCCTGGCACAGCTTTAATAAGAGTGACATCTTCCTGCTAGACCTGGGCAAGATGATGATCCAGTGGAATGGGCCCAAAACCAGCACTGCTGAGAAGGCGCGG GGCCTGGCCCTGACCCGCAGCCTCCAGGACAGGGAGCGTGGTGGCCGTGCACAGATTGGTGTGGTGGATGATGAGGCTGAAGCCGCTGACCTCATGCAGATCATGGAAGCTGTGCTGGGCTGCAGAGTGGGCAACCTGCATACCGCCATGCCCAGCAAGAGTACTGACCAACTGCAAAAGGCCAACGTCCGCCTCTACCA TGTCTACGAGAAGGGCAAGGATGTGGTGATCCAGGAGTTGTCGACCTGTCCTCTGGCCCAAGACCTACTGCAGAAGGAG GACTGCTACATCCTGGACCAGGGTGGTTTCAAGATCTACGTGTGGCAGGGACGCATGACTAGCCTCCAGGAGAAAAAGGCTGCCTTCAGCAGGGCTCTG GGCTTCATCCAGGCCAAGGGCTACCCGAGCTACACCAATGTGGAGGTGGTGGACGAAGGCGCCGAGTCGGCCGCGTTCAAGCAGCTCTTCCGATCGTGGTCTGGGGAGCAGCGCAAGAACAAGCACCTCCGCGGAATGG GTAAATTACTTCAGGTGAAACTGGACGTGGGCAAGCTGCACAGCCATCCTGAGCTGGCGGCCCAGCTCAGGATGGTGGACGACGGCTCTGGGAAGGTGGAG GTGTGGTACATCCAGGGCTCACGCAGGCAGCCCGTGGACCCCATGCATCACGGACAGTTGTGCGCAGGCAACTGCTACCTTGTCCTCTACACGTACCAGAAGATGGGCCTCGACCAGTACATCCTGTACCTGTGGCAG GGCCTCCAGGCCACCGCACACGAGATCAAGGCCCTGAAGGGCAACGCCGAGGAGCTGGACCTCCAGTACCACGGAGCGCTGGTGCAGGAGCACGTGACCATGGGCAGTGAGCCCCCTCACTTCCTCGCCATCTTCCAGGGCCAGCTGGTGATCTTCCAG GGGAGCGCTGGGCACAACGGGAAGGGGCAGCCAGAGTCCGCCACAAGGCTCTTCCACGTACGAGGCACCGACAGCTACAACACCTGGACCCTGGAGGTGCCAGCCCGGGCCTCAGCCCTCAACTCCAACGATATCTTCCTGCTGGCCACAGCCAGCCTCTGCTACCTCTGGTTTGGGAAG GGCTGCAGCGGTGACCAGCGTGAGATGGCACGGACAGTGGTCACCGTCATCTCCAGGAAGGACAAGGAAATGGTGCTGGAGGGTCAGGAGCCTCCCCACTTCTGGGAGGCCCTGGGGGGCCGGGCACCCTACCCCAGCAGCAAGAG GCTCCCCGAGGATGTGTCCGACTTCCAGCCACGACTGTTTGAGTGCTCCATCCAGACGGGCCCCCTGGTCCTCACGGAAGTGGTGTTCTTTAGCCAAGAGGACCTGGACAAGTATGACGTCATGTTACTGGACACCTGGGAGGAG ATTTTCCTGTGGCTGGGGGCAGCTGCGAGCGAGTGGAAGCAGGAGGCCGTGGCCTGGGGCCGGGAGTACCTGAAGACGCACCCAGCAGGGAGGAGCCTGGCCACGCCTATCGTGCTGGTCAAGCAGGGCCACGAGCCTCCCACCTTCACTGGATGGTTCCACACCTGGGACCCCTACAAATGGACG AACAATCAGTCTTatgaggaggtggtggagggcgGCATGGGAGCAGTATCTGCCATCTCAGAGAGAACAGCA CAGGTCAGCAGCTTCCGGCTGTCCAGATCGCCACGCAATGGCAGGGCAGGCCCGTTGGCCCTGTGGGCCCTCAAGGGCTCCAAGGACAGCTCCGAGAACGAGCTGGAGCGGGGCCCCAAGGCGGGCAGCGGCCCCAGATCCGTGGCCAGCAGGAGCCTGCCCCGGGAACAGCTGAGGCACCAGGCTGTTGAGGACCTGCCGGAGGGTGTGGACCCGGCCCACAAGGAG tcctaTCTCTCAGACTCTGATTTCCAAGATATCTTTGGGAAGTCCAAGGAGGAGTTCTACAGCATGGCCAAgtggaggcagcagcagcagaagaagCAGCTCGGCTTCTTCTGA
- the VILL gene encoding villin-like protein isoform X4, which translates to MYSLQKIQETQKSTQKTLYGHWESFPRQGMDTNRGLPAIESHRDLHIWITENLKMVPVPERAYGNFFEEHCYIVLHVPQSLKATSGAPKDLHYWVGKEAGVEAQGTAGSFVQHLQEALGGATVQHREAQGHESACFRSYFRPGIIYRKGGLASALKHVETNVYNIQRLLHIRAGKHVSASEVELSWHSFNKSDIFLLDLGKMMIQWNGPKTSTAEKARGLALTRSLQDRERGGRAQIGVVDDEAEAADLMQIMEAVLGCRVGNLHTAMPSKSTDQLQKANVRLYHVYEKGKDVVIQELSTCPLAQDLLQKEDCYILDQGGFKIYVWQGRMTSLQEKKAAFSRALGFIQAKGYPSYTNVEVVDEGAESAAFKQLFRSWSGEQRKNKHLRGMGKLLQVKLDVGKLHSHPELAAQLRMVDDGSGKVEVWYIQGSRRQPVDPMHHGQLCAGNCYLVLYTYQKMGLDQYILYLWQGLQATAHEIKALKGNAEELDLQYHGALVQEHVTMGSEPPHFLAIFQGQLVIFQGSAGHNGKGQPESATRLFHVRGTDSYNTWTLEVPARASALNSNDIFLLATASLCYLWFGKGCSGDQREMARTVVTVISRKDKEMVLEGQEPPHFWEALGGRAPYPSSKRLPEDVSDFQPRLFECSIQTGPLVLTEVVFFSQEDLDKYDVMLLDTWEEIFLWLGAAASEWKQEAVAWGREYLKTHPAGRSLATPIVLVKQGHEPPTFTGWFHTWDPYKWTVSSFRLSRSPRNGRAGPLALWALKGSKDSSENELERGPKAGSGPRSVASRSLPREQLRHQAVEDLPEGVDPAHKESYLSDSDFQDIFGKSKEEFYSMAKWRQQQQKKQLGFF; encoded by the exons ATGTATTCACTGCAGAAAATTCAGGAAACTCAGAAAAGTACACAGAAAACACTATATGGACACTGGGAGTCTTTCCCAAGGCAGGG GATGGACACCAACAGGGGCCTCCCAGCCATCGAGAGCCACAGGGACCTCCACATATGGATCACTGAG AACCTGAAGATGGTGCCGGTCCCCGAGCGGGCTTATGGGAACTTCTTTGAGGAGCACTGCTATATCGTCCTGCAC GTCCCCCAGAGCCTGAAGGCCACGTCGGGGGCACCCAAAGACCTGCACTACTGGGTCGGGAAGGAGGCGGGTGTGGAGGCGCAGGGTACGGCGGGCTCCTTCGTGCAGCACCTGCAGGAGGCGCTGGGTGGCGCCACCGTTCAGCACCGCGAGGCGCAGGGCCACGAATCCGCCTGCTTTCGCAGCTACTTCCGCCCTGGAATCAT CTACCGGAAGGGAggcctggcctctgccctcaAGCACGTGGAGACCAACGTGTACAACATCCAGCGACTGCTGCACATCAGAGCGGGGAAGCACGTGTCAGCCAGCGAG GTAGAGCTCTCCTGGCACAGCTTTAATAAGAGTGACATCTTCCTGCTAGACCTGGGCAAGATGATGATCCAGTGGAATGGGCCCAAAACCAGCACTGCTGAGAAGGCGCGG GGCCTGGCCCTGACCCGCAGCCTCCAGGACAGGGAGCGTGGTGGCCGTGCACAGATTGGTGTGGTGGATGATGAGGCTGAAGCCGCTGACCTCATGCAGATCATGGAAGCTGTGCTGGGCTGCAGAGTGGGCAACCTGCATACCGCCATGCCCAGCAAGAGTACTGACCAACTGCAAAAGGCCAACGTCCGCCTCTACCA TGTCTACGAGAAGGGCAAGGATGTGGTGATCCAGGAGTTGTCGACCTGTCCTCTGGCCCAAGACCTACTGCAGAAGGAG GACTGCTACATCCTGGACCAGGGTGGTTTCAAGATCTACGTGTGGCAGGGACGCATGACTAGCCTCCAGGAGAAAAAGGCTGCCTTCAGCAGGGCTCTG GGCTTCATCCAGGCCAAGGGCTACCCGAGCTACACCAATGTGGAGGTGGTGGACGAAGGCGCCGAGTCGGCCGCGTTCAAGCAGCTCTTCCGATCGTGGTCTGGGGAGCAGCGCAAGAACAAGCACCTCCGCGGAATGG GTAAATTACTTCAGGTGAAACTGGACGTGGGCAAGCTGCACAGCCATCCTGAGCTGGCGGCCCAGCTCAGGATGGTGGACGACGGCTCTGGGAAGGTGGAG GTGTGGTACATCCAGGGCTCACGCAGGCAGCCCGTGGACCCCATGCATCACGGACAGTTGTGCGCAGGCAACTGCTACCTTGTCCTCTACACGTACCAGAAGATGGGCCTCGACCAGTACATCCTGTACCTGTGGCAG GGCCTCCAGGCCACCGCACACGAGATCAAGGCCCTGAAGGGCAACGCCGAGGAGCTGGACCTCCAGTACCACGGAGCGCTGGTGCAGGAGCACGTGACCATGGGCAGTGAGCCCCCTCACTTCCTCGCCATCTTCCAGGGCCAGCTGGTGATCTTCCAG GGGAGCGCTGGGCACAACGGGAAGGGGCAGCCAGAGTCCGCCACAAGGCTCTTCCACGTACGAGGCACCGACAGCTACAACACCTGGACCCTGGAGGTGCCAGCCCGGGCCTCAGCCCTCAACTCCAACGATATCTTCCTGCTGGCCACAGCCAGCCTCTGCTACCTCTGGTTTGGGAAG GGCTGCAGCGGTGACCAGCGTGAGATGGCACGGACAGTGGTCACCGTCATCTCCAGGAAGGACAAGGAAATGGTGCTGGAGGGTCAGGAGCCTCCCCACTTCTGGGAGGCCCTGGGGGGCCGGGCACCCTACCCCAGCAGCAAGAG GCTCCCCGAGGATGTGTCCGACTTCCAGCCACGACTGTTTGAGTGCTCCATCCAGACGGGCCCCCTGGTCCTCACGGAAGTGGTGTTCTTTAGCCAAGAGGACCTGGACAAGTATGACGTCATGTTACTGGACACCTGGGAGGAG ATTTTCCTGTGGCTGGGGGCAGCTGCGAGCGAGTGGAAGCAGGAGGCCGTGGCCTGGGGCCGGGAGTACCTGAAGACGCACCCAGCAGGGAGGAGCCTGGCCACGCCTATCGTGCTGGTCAAGCAGGGCCACGAGCCTCCCACCTTCACTGGATGGTTCCACACCTGGGACCCCTACAAATGGACG GTCAGCAGCTTCCGGCTGTCCAGATCGCCACGCAATGGCAGGGCAGGCCCGTTGGCCCTGTGGGCCCTCAAGGGCTCCAAGGACAGCTCCGAGAACGAGCTGGAGCGGGGCCCCAAGGCGGGCAGCGGCCCCAGATCCGTGGCCAGCAGGAGCCTGCCCCGGGAACAGCTGAGGCACCAGGCTGTTGAGGACCTGCCGGAGGGTGTGGACCCGGCCCACAAGGAG tcctaTCTCTCAGACTCTGATTTCCAAGATATCTTTGGGAAGTCCAAGGAGGAGTTCTACAGCATGGCCAAgtggaggcagcagcagcagaagaagCAGCTCGGCTTCTTCTGA
- the VILL gene encoding villin-like protein isoform X8 has protein sequence MYSLQKIQETQKSTQKTLYGHWESFPRQGMDTNRGLPAIESHRDLHIWITENLKMVPVPERAYGNFFEEHCYIVLHVPQSLKATSGAPKDLHYWVGKEAGVEAQGTAGSFVQHLQEALGGATVQHREAQGHESACFRSYFRPGIIYRKGGLASALKHVETNVYNIQRLLHIRAGKHVSASEVELSWHSFNKSDIFLLDLGKMMIQWNGPKTSTAEKARGLALTRSLQDRERGGRAQIGVVDDEAEAADLMQIMEAVLGCRVGNLHTAMPSKSTDQLQKANVRLYHVYEKGKDVVIQELSTCPLAQDLLQKEDCYILDQGGFKIYVWQGRMTSLQEKKAAFSRALGFIQAKGYPSYTNVEVVDEGAESAAFKQLFRSWSGEQRKNKHLRGMGKLLQVKLDVGKLHSHPELAAQLRMVDDGSGKVEVWYIQGSRRQPVDPMHHGQLCAGNCYLVLYTYQKMGLDQYILYLWQGLQATAHEIKALKGNAEELDLQYHGALVQEHVTMGSEPPHFLAIFQGQLVIFQGSAGHNGKGQPESATRLFHVRGTDSYNTWTLEVPARASALNSNDIFLLATASLCYLWFGKGCSGDQREMARTVVTVISRKDKEMVLEGQEPPHFWEALGGRAPYPSSKRLPEDVSDFQPRLFECSIQTGPLVLTEVVFFSQEDLDKYDVMLLDTWEEIFLWLGAAASEWKQEAVAWGREYLKTHPAGRSLATPIVLVKQGHEPPTFTGWFHTWDPYKWTNNQSYEEVVEGGMGAVSAISERTASYLSDSDFQDIFGKSKEEFYSMAKWRQQQQKKQLGFF, from the exons ATGTATTCACTGCAGAAAATTCAGGAAACTCAGAAAAGTACACAGAAAACACTATATGGACACTGGGAGTCTTTCCCAAGGCAGGG GATGGACACCAACAGGGGCCTCCCAGCCATCGAGAGCCACAGGGACCTCCACATATGGATCACTGAG AACCTGAAGATGGTGCCGGTCCCCGAGCGGGCTTATGGGAACTTCTTTGAGGAGCACTGCTATATCGTCCTGCAC GTCCCCCAGAGCCTGAAGGCCACGTCGGGGGCACCCAAAGACCTGCACTACTGGGTCGGGAAGGAGGCGGGTGTGGAGGCGCAGGGTACGGCGGGCTCCTTCGTGCAGCACCTGCAGGAGGCGCTGGGTGGCGCCACCGTTCAGCACCGCGAGGCGCAGGGCCACGAATCCGCCTGCTTTCGCAGCTACTTCCGCCCTGGAATCAT CTACCGGAAGGGAggcctggcctctgccctcaAGCACGTGGAGACCAACGTGTACAACATCCAGCGACTGCTGCACATCAGAGCGGGGAAGCACGTGTCAGCCAGCGAG GTAGAGCTCTCCTGGCACAGCTTTAATAAGAGTGACATCTTCCTGCTAGACCTGGGCAAGATGATGATCCAGTGGAATGGGCCCAAAACCAGCACTGCTGAGAAGGCGCGG GGCCTGGCCCTGACCCGCAGCCTCCAGGACAGGGAGCGTGGTGGCCGTGCACAGATTGGTGTGGTGGATGATGAGGCTGAAGCCGCTGACCTCATGCAGATCATGGAAGCTGTGCTGGGCTGCAGAGTGGGCAACCTGCATACCGCCATGCCCAGCAAGAGTACTGACCAACTGCAAAAGGCCAACGTCCGCCTCTACCA TGTCTACGAGAAGGGCAAGGATGTGGTGATCCAGGAGTTGTCGACCTGTCCTCTGGCCCAAGACCTACTGCAGAAGGAG GACTGCTACATCCTGGACCAGGGTGGTTTCAAGATCTACGTGTGGCAGGGACGCATGACTAGCCTCCAGGAGAAAAAGGCTGCCTTCAGCAGGGCTCTG GGCTTCATCCAGGCCAAGGGCTACCCGAGCTACACCAATGTGGAGGTGGTGGACGAAGGCGCCGAGTCGGCCGCGTTCAAGCAGCTCTTCCGATCGTGGTCTGGGGAGCAGCGCAAGAACAAGCACCTCCGCGGAATGG GTAAATTACTTCAGGTGAAACTGGACGTGGGCAAGCTGCACAGCCATCCTGAGCTGGCGGCCCAGCTCAGGATGGTGGACGACGGCTCTGGGAAGGTGGAG GTGTGGTACATCCAGGGCTCACGCAGGCAGCCCGTGGACCCCATGCATCACGGACAGTTGTGCGCAGGCAACTGCTACCTTGTCCTCTACACGTACCAGAAGATGGGCCTCGACCAGTACATCCTGTACCTGTGGCAG GGCCTCCAGGCCACCGCACACGAGATCAAGGCCCTGAAGGGCAACGCCGAGGAGCTGGACCTCCAGTACCACGGAGCGCTGGTGCAGGAGCACGTGACCATGGGCAGTGAGCCCCCTCACTTCCTCGCCATCTTCCAGGGCCAGCTGGTGATCTTCCAG GGGAGCGCTGGGCACAACGGGAAGGGGCAGCCAGAGTCCGCCACAAGGCTCTTCCACGTACGAGGCACCGACAGCTACAACACCTGGACCCTGGAGGTGCCAGCCCGGGCCTCAGCCCTCAACTCCAACGATATCTTCCTGCTGGCCACAGCCAGCCTCTGCTACCTCTGGTTTGGGAAG GGCTGCAGCGGTGACCAGCGTGAGATGGCACGGACAGTGGTCACCGTCATCTCCAGGAAGGACAAGGAAATGGTGCTGGAGGGTCAGGAGCCTCCCCACTTCTGGGAGGCCCTGGGGGGCCGGGCACCCTACCCCAGCAGCAAGAG GCTCCCCGAGGATGTGTCCGACTTCCAGCCACGACTGTTTGAGTGCTCCATCCAGACGGGCCCCCTGGTCCTCACGGAAGTGGTGTTCTTTAGCCAAGAGGACCTGGACAAGTATGACGTCATGTTACTGGACACCTGGGAGGAG ATTTTCCTGTGGCTGGGGGCAGCTGCGAGCGAGTGGAAGCAGGAGGCCGTGGCCTGGGGCCGGGAGTACCTGAAGACGCACCCAGCAGGGAGGAGCCTGGCCACGCCTATCGTGCTGGTCAAGCAGGGCCACGAGCCTCCCACCTTCACTGGATGGTTCCACACCTGGGACCCCTACAAATGGACG AACAATCAGTCTTatgaggaggtggtggagggcgGCATGGGAGCAGTATCTGCCATCTCAGAGAGAACAGCA tcctaTCTCTCAGACTCTGATTTCCAAGATATCTTTGGGAAGTCCAAGGAGGAGTTCTACAGCATGGCCAAgtggaggcagcagcagcagaagaagCAGCTCGGCTTCTTCTGA